ctatCCACCTAACGGATTGACCCCACAAAGACGCTGACGGTGTTAGATTTTTGAGTCTAAATCTAATAAAtagatttttaagaaaatgatgtaatataggcaaacAGCAGGGAGGTTAATATAATATTGCAATCATTGGTTTTGTTGTAAGTGCTTGTGCATTAAGGATTTTATATAcctatatgttggctttgcatCTTTTGAACCCCCAATAACCCCAGATACAGCCATACAAGATAGGTGATGGTCTCCATAAACTAATCTTGCAATAAGGGATGAAGGGagaatctatttattttttattttttcttttttcttttttctttttacttttttaatgctagaaagagaatctctttatcCATTATGATGTGACATCATGTTTATCGATATATCATGgttcaaaagaaaaaactcCCTTTACTCTtttcccacccccacccccaaagaaaaaaaaaaaaNNNNNNNNNNNNNNNNNNNNaaaaaaaaaagagaagagaagaagatgccAAGCAAGCCATTTTTATCTTAAATAAGAGCCATATGGTTGTTATCTCTAtcactttattatttttttataaagatcTCTATCACTTTATTGGATCTTAAGCTTTGATACATGTTTTTTATGAATCTGGATTCTTTGCGATAAACAGTGAGATGTAGTGAGCATCTAATGGCTGGGAAGGCCCGTCCATGCACCCCTAGCCATCACTGCTCATcatagaggatttttttttacatatttcaAATCACTCCCCACCGTAAATTAGTGTGCAGAACCTTGTACTTATAATATTGATTACGCACATAAATTATCAAATTCTAGTTTTAGAAACTACCTAGTGGTTtcactagaaaaaaaaaggaaaatgaaagaaattaaCTATGCATCATCCATAACTAGCTATCCTATGTAGATTTAAATTCTACTTATTGCGAAGTGTTCCTTATTCAAACTTACCTTCCCACCTTAGAAAAAGGgacattaaaagaaaattaaataaataaataaaatcccccacctccgccaccaccaccacaaccccACAAAAAGAAGAACCTTAGATGATTctcttttgattaaaaaaaaaaaaaaaggaagcatgTGATAGCTAATCAACCCCTTCTATTAGTAAAGAAGACTGGAATGAAATAGAGTGACAATGTATTGACAAAAGAAAGtcaattttatattcatttatcTGAACcaataatcaaaaagaaaatggaatatTGCTGCTGAtctaattacaaaacaaatcGCTTCTGGAATATGTCAAACTGTTCTGAAGATGACAACTGAGGTTCCTGTACCACTCAACCATAAAACTCAAGTTAACATCACATATTAGGAGAAAGGAAATCATTTCAAAgatttttaccaaaagaaaagaagataatttcaaagataattaaaataatcttGGGTCTTCTTCATGGGACAACCATATAATCTATACCAAAGTTCATGTGGATCCAAATTCTTTCTTTAGAGATAATAGAGCTTCCATTTCCACTTTTTTACTATCTTCATTTTAATCACCATAGGAATGGTTATCTTCTCCATaacttgttattttttatgaaatgcTAGGAATCTTTGTATTGTTACTTACTACTAACCGAACCCCATGAATGTTATTAAAAATCTTGTTGATGAGTATCTAAGCTTTAATTTATTGTCTTTATCTGATAGCACTTGAAAATCATTCCCCTGTTTCTTTATGTAGTAAGGATTATCTTGAAGTCACTCACCCTAGTTCATATATAAGGATATGTGATGGAAGAAGGATTCTTTCAAGGTAAAATGTGtgtaaataataatttttgataaacagttttttttttttttttttgttactatGAATTTTGATCATGCAAGGAGCGCTCAAGAAGCGGAAGCAAGAGGGATGCCCCAACATTTGCAACAAGCAAAATCATTGAGAGCCACAATCATAGAGACTTGGACTCACTGTCAAGAGCTGATAGATTGGATGGAAGAGAGATCCTCGATGAATTGTCCATGGGAGATATTTACTATTAAGTTGGAAATTAAGTCTGTCCTGAAATTATTTTTGGGGATTTACTCTTTTAAAACaagataagaatttttttttttttaaataacaggTTTCCAAGCCTTCGGCCGGACTAGTCCCACAGACAACTTCATGGAGTGGGTTATATcagagttgaatgagaaccattcaaccaTCATAGGGATTATAATGATGGTTGTATCCGAGAATTTGGATTCTTTTctactttaattttatttctgtttttcttactcaaaataataataatgatgataatAACTTACAGTAGTCAGCTTCAAAGTCAATATTATCAAGAAATGACTGGAAACCACACATATGTGAAGAGCAAATACCTGAGATAGCTGAGTGCGAAATAGTTTTTTTAAGAGAGATGCTATTGGACCATTGAATCTTCCTGCTGAGTTACCTTCTCGAATGGCAGATCTCATGGCATTGAGCAAGTGACCATATGTCAATCCAGGTATGTGATCCACAGCACGAATGAAACTATATGTCATGGCACCTTGCATAAGATTTCCTGATGAAAAAGCCTGCAAATTAGAACAATAATTTCAAAATCATTTAGCTGATAAGTTGGAGCTTGTGGGTGTTTCCAACTATCATTAATGGCTGTTGCTACTATTACATTGGTATCTGCCGAGGTCTGACTATCATCACAGGCACTGAAACAAAGAACTAGTCCACCACTTGCCCCTTTATAAACACCTGAAGGGCAGCTCTGATCTTGCCACCAGTGAGATCCATCtctatttagaagaaaaaaaaaaaaaaaacacaagaattaATAAGTGCTGATTTTTACAATAATTTTGCTTGTAAATTATAAAATTGGGTTGCATTCGATATGCATTTTCAGaatagattttgggtttagaaCAGATtctaaaatgagaaaataaagaaactaacCGATTGATCTTGCAGACGAACGGTAGATCAAGAACTGTTCCGCTATGGCAAGCATCAATAATGGCATGAAGGGTTGCCCCTCTAGGGAGAGGCTTGACAATGGCAGCATTGATCTCATCATCAATGATCATCCCTGCAGTTTGGTAATCAAGAGGGCAAAGAGTCTCATCATACCCATCAATTTCATCTCCATTGAGGTTTGGTTGTTGTGAACCATGGCCTGAATAGTGAAATACCAATGAATCCCCTGGCTTGCAATCATGGATGAGCCATTGCAATGCCTTTTGGATATTTCTTTTTGTTGGAATTTGGTCTGGATTTGGCTCATCTTCTGCAAATTGGTTTTGAGTTTCGCATCAAGTGAGAAAGAAATTATTCACAATGGAACCCTAATGTATAAGATCTTAAAGAAAAAATCTTAGTGCCTGCAAGGTTTGGGAGGGggaaatgtacgcagccttattTAGTAATAAATTACTAGCACAAAATATGTGACATGTATAAATTTATGTCGTGTACGTATAATGAAATATTCGCTAAATGTATATAAGCTTGTCTTCACAATCGGCCTTAGTTCTGTCACATGGTAGGATGATACAACAATTTTAACCAGTAGAGAGACAATGTCAAGAttagtcacatgtcaaatttcatactcAAACTCAAGATCAATCATATGCCCAACATGGATATTGATGCACCCTCTATAGTTTGTGTTCCTTCTCTATCTTCCTAAAATCatgctttatttttctatttggaaAGTTGTCCAGGTAAAATATTTGACATTTGAAAAAAGACTTTGGTATATAGTTGTTCATAAAATTTGGACCCATCCAACAAGCCATGTGTGCATAAATGAAAATCTATACACCTTACACGAAACTAAAAAATGTAACAGTACACAACCATGATGCAAGGATATATGTGGTCTAGCATGGTGCCTAGGTCCACAGAGTGATGAGATTAGTTTCACTAGCAATTGATATAGGGTTACAAGCTCTCTTCCTAACGACTCTTTAATTTGTGAAAGAATTCTCAATAATGCTAATTACTCCCCGTTGCTACCAATTtataaggaaaacaaagaaatacaATATCTAGAATTACGTTGTGTGAAACTTAAACGGATTTTAACAACCCCTTTGAAGGCATCCATAACTCGAACTATAGGATAaaagacatcaaccctcaaCAATGTCGCTTAAAAAGGGATCAGTTGTGCAGGGAAGCTCTCTAAAATATGCATATATGGAAAACCAAACCTGGGGCCTGGTTCGAGTTTGTTTGACCCAccccatcatctctctctctctctctcacacacacacacacactcttgCATGTGCACCAAAAGGTTGTTCTTACCTGTGAGAACAAGGACGGACTCATTTGGAAATCCCATCCTTTGAACCAAGAAGTATCTCATGCAATTAACGTCATTAATGCTTcctttgagctcaaatctcttCCCTTTGTAACTCACTCCACAGAGAAGTGCCTTCTTCCGTCCTCTTCTTGCCACCGAAGAAGAATATGAAATTGCTGGTGCTgacagaggaggagaaggaggaagaggagggtaATTATAACCATTGTAACTCATCACACCACCTGGTAGTGATGGGTTGTTATTCAACGAGGAGGTTGCAACATAGTTTATGGCCGTGTTAGATACGTTGGTTAAGAACTCCTTGATCCACTCTCCAGCGTAGGTGACCGGCTCAGGCACCGGTCGAAGACAGATGGTTGATCCACACCGGTAACACCGGATAGCTTGGGTCTCCGGTGGAACAGTTAACTGCATACCACAACCTCTGCAACTCACCCTTCTACCTTCCATTTTACTAGGTCGCATTGAAGCCAAACTGAGATCAAAgattaaataaaatagaagagagaaagatcAATTGTTGTGTAAATTAAGATGCTCTGTATGGAAGGAATTGGTTATGAGTCTTTAATGAGAgtgttccttctttctctttcttccttgatCTACAGTGTAAAGTGTGAAGAACCAAATTCTTTGTCACACCATTGATAGAGGTATAGAACCATATTCGCAACCTAAAGTCTTATCAAATATTTATGTTTTATGCGGAAGCAATAATCCCACATTAGATGTGAATAGCTCGATGACTTGAAACTTGGGTCATAATTAGTCAAAAATAGAGTGAAAGTGAAACAAAGGAACCATATTAATTGAAAAGTTTCCTAAACTGACCATTAATGTCAGGATCCACCATTAAAATGAATGAGAGAATCTGATTAAGGAATCAACAAAGACTTTAACTTGGAAAGAGAGATAAAGATAAGAGAGTCTAGTCTGCAGCTACTAGCATTTATTCTGTCTTGAAAGTCCACTCTGTTCATGCACGAGTCTAATAAGTGGGGCAAACATGGAGTTCTGGAATCCAGAAATCAACAATGGAGCAGATCAAATCCCATGACAAAGTCATTCTCCTCAAACCCACCAACGGCTGAAAATGGATCCTGCCAAGAGCTTGTCTCTATTGTCTGATAACATAGAATCAATGGATGAATGGTCACAAATGTTAGTGATGATGGTGAAgtcttttccctttcccctctttcttctctttccataTATTTATCCACTATAGATAGTGGGCATCTAGCTCTTTCCTCCCAATCTTTCTATGTCATAGATATATAGAGAGGAACAAAGCTTTATAAAAAAGATTCCCTCCCAGCCCACCCCACACGTACCAACTCAAAAGATCAAGTGagagtacctttttttttttttttttttttttttggagggggtgaGGGTATCCCCTCTTCTGGTCTGTAGCGGTAAGAATACCTACTGAAAGGCAACAAACCACAGCAACATGCAAATCTCTGGAGACTATCATCAAGATGAGTTGAATGAAGGTTCAGCTATAACAATGATCAGGAAAAGAGCTTTAAGCCATGAAAACACTTCTGCTTCAGGTGCTTATCTACTGAGTATCATCTAGGGAGTCCCATGCATGTATGCATGAAAGGTCTAATGAGACAGTAGCAGAAAAGAAAGGTGAAAATACAGCATACTAGTTACAGTAACTGCCCATCTGATTGTAGCAGTCCGTGCTGGGAATAACGCCATTGTTACACATACAAAGGAAGTTATTTCTGTGGCAGCTCATACCCACAGACTCCACCGTTATTCTCAGGCCGTGCAGTTGGTGGTGACTCGTCATTACAAGTGAGAGAGCCACCCCGTACACCCACTGAGTCAGTTCGGTTGGATACAAGCTGAGAGACACGGTGGATGCGTAGCTGGCAAAGCCACGGCATTGAGGTCCAGATCACCATTGGGGTGGAAATTGGCAGGCGAGAAACCAAAGAGTTTGTGGTTGGTGCAAAGGGGGAGAGAACTTTCATGCGAGGTATAccatttgttaattttgaaaggACTTCTTGATCATATTATAGCTTAGAATCTGTTGAAGTACATGGTTAGCTTGGCTGTGAAGAATCATTCTAGTCAAGACACAGGTGAAAGCAAAGATCTTCCATATACCCCCTACTCATAAATGTAACTAGAATTATATAAACAGATGTAAGAAACCGAGTCACTACAGCTGCCAGATACAGGACATTCCCAGTCATAAGGACCCAGACACAGCACCAATCCCAACTTAAACCCAAAAAGCGTTTCCACCCTGGAACAAGATAGTTCCACCAACATTGCATATGCAGCAGGCAAAATCCATCTGTATAAATCTCCAACATTTTGTTCTACAGTCAGAAGCCGGGATCCAGGGGATCCTTATCACCTTTCATTTCCAGAGTAACCCCTGCTAGAACTTGCATCACCAATGGAAACTGAGGCAAGTGATTTGGACGCCCAAACCCTGGCATTGATTGCTCCTTCCTGCAAATTTCTTCTCTTGCAAGGCTCTTTCAGCACATTAGAAACCTGCACTGCTTGATTAAGGTAAGCAAGAGGAAGCTTCCAGAAGCTAACCAAGTTTGCATCCTGGACATGCCTTCTCCAGATGTACTGAGCACATGCCACCAATGTTGGATAAAGGAAATACAGAAACCTCAGAAGCACAAATGTTGTAGCCAGAGCCAAATAAGTTTCCTGCCGAATCATGTTCTCTGGAGATCTTGCCCATGAAAAGGGGCAGCTTTCTTGCTCAAAGTCTTCAAGTTTACCAAGATTTGATGGGTTCCCACTTTTCTCCACAGACATCTTACCCAGTGATGCAGGCTTGATACCTACACACAACGACATCAACAGTGAGGATTggcaagataaataaaaaatacatgtGAAAGCAGCtgaaaaattcttaaaattgACAAATATTAAGGAAAATAGTGACATGTCACTTTCAAACATGATAAGCATTTCTGCTACACAAGACGGTCAAAGCAAATTAATAGTGGACGACATACCATCCTCTTACTGCCTAAATCTAACAGGCAAATTGAGCAGGGTTGGTTGAATGGAGGGCAGAACTTAGCCTAATCTATGAATCAAACAGCCTGCCCAAACCCAATAGCATCTTGGCTATTCTCATACTCCAATTGAGTTGGTTTGGTTAGCTAGGTTCAGAATCTGCCATTAGACCAAGGTTGCCAGTGGTATGGTTTAGGtagtttccccttttttttcccgACCCTAGCCCAACCTTAAGCACAACCAAACCTGCCCGATTCTAGATAATGTTCAGGTTGAACCCCAATACATAAATCAATAAGATAAAACAATACCATTTAGAGAACCCAGCAGTGTCCAACATTAGAAGCAACCATCATATCCtaaacaaataaatacaaaCAGATAGGCTCATTTATAGAAAGCATCTCTGTCAATCAGTGAAAGATTGTCCCCTAAATTATGCTATCCTAAATCAACTATCACAATGTTGATGAAGTCTCATATGGCTGATGGATAGAAGAGCAATAGAGAATCCAACTTTAATTTCAACAGCTGACTGACGCTAGAAGAATGTCAAGAAAtttattatcttcttttctcagagaaAGCGCAACAGCCCCagccaatgagagcacacaCCCAGGCATCAACCACGAGGGCAACGGTGGTCCTTTTGCATCCCCGTATCTGGGCAAAGAGGTGCGCTCACGGACAGAAAACAcatccccatttttttttattaatcaatAGTTTGTTACTTAACACTGAAGAGAACTAAAAAAGTGCAATAGTTAAccttcaaaaattttaaaaagaaaaatgtccaAGGGAAAGGCCAACCTGTAACATCAGTGTAGAAAGCAATGAGAGAACTGAGGGTCCTCGAGCCATGGTAACGCACTCGCATTGTAGAATTAAGGAGGAAAAGTGTTGGGAATCCATGCACTCCATACCTTGATAATATGCTGCATAGTTCAATAATATCACACTTCTGAGTATCAAAATTTTTGCCAAGAAAATCCACATATTTGAAATCAAAACACAGgctgatttaaaaaatatatatatatatatatttcaaaccTTGGTCTGATTGCAGATTCTTCCACAGAAAAATGGCGGATGGAAGGATACAAGGAAGACAGAACAGTGAATGTAGGTCTACAAGTTCTTGAGAATGGGCACCATGAAGCATAGAACAGCATGGATACATACTCATGGCTGTTTCTATGAACAAGATTCAGCGCCTTCTGTAATGAAACCTCATCCCCCTTCacataagaaaaattaaaatgacattagaaactataaaaaaaatagtaaataacaAATAGGTTGGAGAATTCGACATAAATTAAGAGAATGAATCGCTATTTGTAGATTTCAGATACAATTATGGATtgcacccaagaaaaaaaatacaattatgGATGCCACCACTACCATTGTGCTATGAAACAGATCCATCAAATCAACAGGTCGTTGCCCAAAATCTTGAAACAACGTCAGCACATTTTTGTACTTTTACCTGACTACCAAAATTGTTGCACTATAATATGTTTTCAAGGAAAATATAAAAGCAGGATTTTACTTCCcacacaacccccccccccaaaaaaaaaaaaaaaaaaaaaaagaaacaaaaacaaaaaggcagTAGCAACAAAATTTCATTCATTCGTAAGGGTAAGAACTATTAGTATACCCGATTCTTTGCACACAGGAAAATAAGAAGGGAAAGATTAAGGTTACAAGTGTTTGTGGTTTTCTCTAATATTAGAAGACACATTTAACTTTCAGTGCATTTTCTATGAGCATTTTTGGTAGGGGTGTCATTTTAAATCTCCATATTCTCATCCCCAGATTCCTCTGCGTCACCAAGTCTTCTCCTTAGACTTTTCCTTCTCTGCTACAAGACCACCCAACCCCAACTCCTTTGCTTTTCCACCTTGTACTGCTACAAGCCTACCCAACCCAGTTGGTTGACTTTGGCAGCAGTTGTAGGTTGCAACAAGGTTCAAGATTTCTGTAGGTTTTGGCTGCAAGTTTTGGTGAAGGGTTTCAAGgcccaaatggccaaattaggtGATGCGGGTCAAAATACCCGATTTGGTCCGCTGTGGGCCCATCCAAATATCAAATACCCAAGTTACAAAGAAATAATGGCAAATCGGTAATTTATCACAAGCTTTTAAAGAggagtggcagacttgtaacAAGTCAAATTGGATAATTCAACAAGAAAGATATAATGGGGTTATGAATTAATGCAAACAGGCATACTTGGACCAAACACAAATAAAGGAACAACACCAGATTATTAGAACAGGGGAAGACAATATGGGAATGCAACATAAAAGGAGTACGTAACAAAGAAgaagccttcttcttctttcttttgtgaACCAGAAACCAGTGGAAGAAGGTTCGTTGCAGGTGGAGGAACTACCTAGTTAAGGCATCAATCAACCCCCCTCTCAGCCCTCTTGAATCCCTCCTTCAAATAGATTCAATAGCCTACCAATAAGCAGAAAGGAACTTTTGAAACCAGATCAAACAGACAGCACAGTTGCAGGTTCCTTCAAAGGGTCGGATCTCACCACACACGTGAGATGTAGATGCCAAACTTTCCAGGTTAAGTAGCCTTTAGTAAGGATTATACGTACCAAATTTCAGCCACAAAAACTGAGGACTGAGGGAGCTTGATTCAACTGTGGAGGCCTGCACGTATCACGCAAAGAGCGAAAGGAACAGTAATATAAAATGATAGATtggaagaacagagaagagggaagaaaggTTTCACGTGGGAAGGGAGGGAAGACAAAGAAGcgatgagagagagaaattgcaCAGAAAGAAAAGCCCGGGGGGTGGGAAGGGGGCTCGCCACACAAA
This genomic stretch from Macadamia integrifolia cultivar HAES 741 chromosome 2, SCU_Mint_v3, whole genome shotgun sequence harbors:
- the LOC122071872 gene encoding metacaspase-3-like isoform X2; the protein is MRPSKMEGRRVSCRGCGMQLTVPPETQAIRCYRCGSTICLRPVPEPVTYAGEWIKEFLTNVSNTAINYVATSSLNNNPSLPGGVMSYNGYNYPPLPPSPPLSAPAISYSSSVARRGRKKALLCGVSYKGKRFELKGSINDVNCMRYFLVQRMGFPNESVLVLTEDEPNPDQIPTKRNIQKALQWLIHDCKPGDSLVFHYSGHGSQQPNLNGDEIDGYDETLCPLDYQTAGMIIDDEINAAIVKPLPRGATLHAIIDACHSGTVLDLPFVCKINRDGSHWWQDQSCPSGVYKGASGGLVLCFSACDDSQTSADTNAFSSGNLMQGAMTYSFIRAVDHIPGLTYGHLLNAMRSAIREGNSAGRFNGPIASLLKKLFRTQLSQEPQLSSSEQFDIFQKRFVL
- the LOC122071874 gene encoding 5'-adenylylsulfate reductase-like 4, which translates into the protein MATRVWQTGILLLLVFGRVNCADAEAEAEPLREKSSSSSAVCPVVSVVDSILQFPDLCWDPDWLSNGGSGGNFISVTEGDEVSLQKALNLVHRNSHEYVSMLFYASWCPFSRTCRPTFTVLSSLYPSIRHFSVEESAIRPSILSRYGVHGFPTLFLLNSTMRVRYHGSRTLSSLIAFYTDVTGIKPASLGKMSVEKSGNPSNLGKLEDFEQESCPFSWARSPENMIRQETYLALATTFVLLRFLYFLYPTLVACAQYIWRRHVQDANLVSFWKLPLAYLNQAVQVSNVLKEPCKRRNLQEGAINARVWASKSLASVSIGDASSSRGYSGNER
- the LOC122071872 gene encoding metacaspase-3-like isoform X1, which translates into the protein MRPSKMEGRRVSCRGCGMQLTVPPETQAIRCYRCGSTICLRPVPEPVTYAGEWIKEFLTNVSNTAINYVATSSLNNNPSLPGGVMSYNGYNYPPLPPSPPLSAPAISYSSSVARRGRKKALLCGVSYKGKRFELKGSINDVNCMRYFLVQRMGFPNESVLVLTEDEPNPDQIPTKRNIQKALQWLIHDCKPGDSLVFHYSGHGSQQPNLNGDEIDGYDETLCPLDYQTAGMIIDDEINAAIVKPLPRGATLHAIIDACHSGTVLDLPFVCKINRDGSHWWQDQSCPSGVYKGASGGLVLCFSACDDSQTSADTNAFSSGNLMQGAMTYSFIRAVDHIPGLTYGHLLNAMRSAIREGNSAGRFNGPIASLLKKLFRTQLSQVFALHICVVSSHFLIILTLKLTTVSYYHHYYYFE
- the LOC122071872 gene encoding metacaspase-1-like isoform X3 — its product is MRPSKMEGRRVSCRGCGMQLTVPPETQAIRCYRCGSTICLRPVPEPVTYAGEWIKEFLTNVSNTAINYVATSSLNNNPSLPGGVMSYNGYNYPPLPPSPPLSAPAISYSSSVARRGRKKALLCGVSYKGKRFELKGSINDVNCMRYFLVQRMGFPNESVLVLTEDEPNPDQIPTKRNIQKALQWLIHDCKPGDSLVFHYSGHGSQQPNLNGDEIDGYDETLCPLDYQTAGMIIDDEINAAIVKPLPRGATLHAIIDACHSGTVLDLPFVCKINRDGSHWWQDQSCPSGVYKGASGGLVLCFSACDDSQTSADTNEILCKVP